The region acctgtcaatcacccatcaatcaccacctgtcactgccacccatcaatcaacccctaacctgccccttgcgggcaatctgatcacccacccacactatcagatcgcccgcagacccaccgtcagatcacctaccaagtgcattgtttacatctgttctctcctctaaacactgattaattacccatcaattacccatcaatcacaccctatcacaccacctgtcactgttacccaccagattagaccctaatcttccctttgcgggcacccaatcaactgcccacatgctcagattgccctcagaccccccccccccccttatcaattcgccagtgcattatttacatctgttcttccctgtaataacccactgatcacctgtcaatcacctgtcaatcaccccctgtcactgctacccatcagatcagacccctatctgcccctagggagtggggggttgatcaggtttagggcataaaaaaaaatagagttgacagatagtgacagcaagtgattgatgggtgattagggggtgattgggtgcaaacagtggtctggggggtaggcaggggggggggggtctgaggggtgctgtgggcgatcagggggcggagggggcagatcagtgtgtttgggtgcagactagggtggctgcagcctgccctggtggtccctcggacactggaaccaccagggcaggaggcagcctgtataatacgctttgtatacattacaaagcacattacaaagcgtattatacgctttgcgtGCGGCATCTTAGCTAGATCATCTAGTTTGTCTGCAGTTTTGCAAGCCTTATATACAAGTGCAAGGATTTTTGTCCGCAGGGATCAGCGCTCATTTCCTACGGTAACAGTTCATGTCCAAGCGCAAGGGCACAGCTATAAATCAGCaaagattcccccctcccccccccccccccccaaaaaaaaggtatTGGGTACATTTGTGCCCCTACCCTTGACACACCAATTTTATCCGGCCACAGGGGGCAGCCAGACATTAAGtagaccttaaagtggacctcaactcagaacatctctctgctctgaaagatacacaacgaCATAATAACGTTTACAGAaaactgttacagctgatacaaatcttgcaatacatctacactgtttctacttccttattcatggaagcagacatcctgTTCacctcctgtgcttttaaatgaacttatctgccatctctgccatggcagtcatgtgacacaggggagagatcaaattacaattattgattagacacaaatgagggggaattaaacaggctaaactctctaaatacatacagggtgcatttctctgtttccttctgtcctgtgcaagagttcaagtccactttaaagtgacactaaagcaaaataaacaaaaacaaaaaaaaacaacaaaaaaacgtatgatataatgaattgtatgtgtagtacgggtaattaatagaacattagtagcaaagaaaagattctcatatttttattctcagttttatagcttttttttaataacattgcataattctgccatatttgcaattacaagccaaactctgtattttcaactatgaaacagagcagagctaatggcccgttgaacttccctgcatgagatccttatctgaagctgcctgtcactgtttATTTGATGAATacatgcttcagaaaataggactgtctccaacctggagagctcagagaagctctcttccatagataacaaatgaagtttcttaaaggacaccatacacctaacaattttcccgccgatatacagccgtttcgatcactgtgatcgaaacggccgtgaaatcactgcgcacaccgctgacagaacgatcgatttccgtccgaaatcgatcgttcctgtcgattcccgtcgacccatccgtgtgGAAGATTGTTCTTggtcgccggcaggtcgggagtgcgtcgttagcggcgttcaaatgcccgatgaccgacgcaatacagcgggtatacattacctgctccagccggcgcgagtcccctggtcttcttctccgcttcgggctccagagctacacagaacttcctgtcccggcaggaagtttaaatagtagagcgtcctctactgtttaaacttcccctggacaggaagttcagtagccggagcggagaagaagacagcagagaggggctcacgccggccggagcaggtaatgtatgggggggggagggggggcggcagcagcggcagctccacagattgtgattggtttcaggctgaaatcgattcacaatctgtttgcagtaaaggcagccatacaatccctctctgatcagactcgatcagagagggatctatctgttggtcgaatctgatggcaaatcgaccagtgtatggccaccttaattcttcCTGCACTGAAAACAATATAgccacttcagtataggtaaccagacggACAGTGGTCAAGGTTATTTAGTGGTCAGGGTGATTTACCTTCCTGCACTCAGTTTCCTCCAGAATCCCTCCCATTCCCTGTTattgccaatatttttttttgactGCTGGGTAGTTGTCTGGAAGTGTCCTTCCATAATTAGATTCATTCCTGCACTACAGTCAGATCTGTAAATAAGCGCATTTTTAGAAACCATGCGTCATTTCACAAACCGTTCATGCTCGGTAAAAGGAACTACTCATTGACGTGTGATGAATAAAAGAAAATGTGGGCACCGAGTATGTGCAGTTTGTGAGCTCGGGAATGGAAGGGACGTTTTTAGAATCAGAGTGCAGAAAATAAAGTtaacctaaaaaaataaaatatccaaCATTatttcatttaaagaggaactccagtgaaaagaatgtaataaaaaaaagtgcttcatttttacaataattatgtataaatgatttagtcagtgtttgcccattgtaaaatattttaaatccctgataaatattgtgacatttattacatggtgacatttttactgctggcaagtgatgtagctgctgcttgctgttttggcagttggaaacagctgtaaacagctatttcccacaatgtaacaaggttcacagacaggagactgccaggagtaccacggtactcagagtttcttgtgggaggggtttcaccacaatatcagtcatacagcgccccctgatggtctgtttgtgaaaaggaatagatttctcatgtaaaagggggtatcagctactgattgggataaagttcaattcttggtcggagtttctctttaaaacctaTGGTGATTAATGCACAGGCATATTTTATGAGCGCCCACCAAAGACACTGTAAATCATGCACTTACTGTACACTGCCCCAGATACACATGCAGGGGGACCAgggaccagcagtctctgccccttaaAGGACCAGACACCGCTGGTACCATAAACTGCAGGATACCcaagaatcgccgcacatacccgccacaaCCGCCATCCACCTCTGTCGGCCAGgagtcgctttcattggctcctgaccgtgtgatcaatgtaagccggtgggagttgcttacattgataggcaggttcaggaggcaatgaaatcagctcttgacctgctcacagggctctgccatcatagagacggcagggcgagtgagTTGTGGCGAGCAGAGAGCAACCCGATTGACGAGAACGGCGGGAAGGAGGGGCGGCGGCGAAACAAAATCTACATCGCTCTGGTAGAAATTAAGGGGAATCAAaatagggtgtagatttcaatcaccactgttcttaaaaaggaactccagtgaaaataatgtaataaaaaagtgcttaattttttacaataattatgtataaatgatttagtcattctgatttacattctgacatttaccacatggtgacgtttttactgctggcaggtgatgtcactggaaggagatgctgcttgctttttttggcagttgggaacaactgttatttcccacaatgcaacaaggctcccacagtgtgatgtcaggacctcagtgcgtgaggcactgacatcacactgtgggaggggtttcaccacaatatcagccatacagagcccactgatgatccatttgaggaaaggaaaagatttcacctgggaaagggggtatcagctactgattgggatgaagttcaattcttggttacggtttctcttttagTGGTTAAGGTACAAGCTTTACAGAGTAATGCATTGGTGAAGAACACAACtttatatttttataaatatggACAGAATAAGCATACAACTATCTGAAATCTGGTGAAAATGTCAAACTTTGACACTTTAAAAATCACCCCCATTGTGAAACCCTCTATGTGCATCATATTATGCCCAAAGGTGCAAATTGTAACCCCAACATTCCCCCAGGGAGACCAGGAAAGGACCAGATCTCACCATTGATGCTGGAGTAAAGAGCGGTGATCAGCATTAACCTCCCACCACAGAGACCTCATCAGCCCACCAATGCCTACGTCAGAGCCGgaattacagctcaggagcctgtaggcacaggtgttctggcgccctaaactccgcccttcAACTCAGGCCACACACCCATATTAAGTAGGCGTCCCTCCTCTCCAACTGGTAACCCCATTAATCTATGTAGTAGATGTGTCCCCCACCTCAAATATATGGAGCCATATGTGCCtccacctcagtattaagtagtcccCCCAATGAGTAGGGAGcctttaggcatgtgcctacaatgccttatggtaaatccggccctggcctacGTACAAAACTCAGGACACGTTTCAGTTGGATGCTTATATCTTTATTGGCAGACAGTCACAGCGCTCTACATAACTCTGTATTGCTGACAGGTCTGCGTTATGAACACATAGTTCATGATCGGGGTGCGTATTCAGTATATCTCGGTGGACATTCCTCTGGGAGGATACAGGCACCAGACTCTCCACTCTGAAAAATATATGGATACTGGCAGAAGCAGCCTTGCACACAAGGCAAGATACATGGTCTGTCCCCACCTCCATAGCGCTCACAGTTGTCTGGGCAGGCCGTTCCACAGCTCTGGTATACCTGGTGGGCACCACATTCCTCTTGTCCTGCAGATAGAATGTTAAAGGGATGGCCGAACTTGAAACACTCATTTCTGTGGACACAGGGACCAGACATTCCTTTCTTGAAAACATAGGGATACTTGCAGACGCAGCCTGCCTCACACTGCTTGGTACATGTTTTGTGTGGAAGGCGATAGTTCAGACAATTGTCTGCGCAGTGCGCGTTACATTGACTCCATACTTTGTGTTCCTTCTCTTTGCAGCTATGTGGTCCTCctgcatataaaaaataaaagggaagagcTTGCATTACTGACAATCCCCAAAAATGCGACTCCACCAGAAAAATGTTCATGATTTGATCAGTTTGGATAACACAACGaggggttaaagcacacctgaactggttaaaaaaaaacaagctgaGCAACATAAGAAGAAATGGCCGGCGCTGCTTGCTGCGCAATTTAGTCATCTGTGCAAACAGGATTCAAGCATTCCGCATTACAAGTGAAGTTCATATGGCATCTCTGGCAAAGTTGTGCAGGAGGGTGCAGGGAAGagagagcctgacggccgttccGCACAGACGCGCTGCAACGGAGGCCACAACGGGGCCGGTGACATATCCGGTTAAATACTTTACAGAGGGTCAGCAGTAATCGgctcagccccatccctggaactcAATGTGGTTGCCATGGAAGCATACACATCACATCCAAAGACTTCCGGTAAAACGCATAAACACCAGTGACGCACTGCATTCAGAGGAGTGTCCCTGCTGGCTGGCTAACAGCACAAACCACAGAATGCATTGCATACTAGGGCGCAACATGCAATCTATATGCAAGATCGAttgtggatacacacacacaccaatccttgCCTACAGGCTGGAAAGAAGGGAGAAGTAAAGTGAAATCAGGGCCGGTTGCAgattttttgccacctgaggcaaactgtgatgatgcccccccagtataggtagctggtatagttgccccggtGCCTGATcttgccccctccccctccacagccGCTGCTCTGTTACCTTCTGAGCTGCCGCTTCCTCTATGTTCCTCCCCCTTTGTTTTCACCCACCTGTTCTACTTCACGTGTGGCCGGGCGGCCCATGATGCTGAGTGAGGCAAGTTCCTCAGGTGGCAATGGGCCTTGGGACGGCATCCTGAcagccccctcctccccatccctATCTTGGGCATCCTGCCCGTTCCCCCTTCCTCCCAGCGACCTCTGCTCTGTTACCTTCTGAGCTGGTCAGCCTGTCACAGCAGCATGACCCGGCTGCTGTGCAGCGAAACAGAATAGCGGTTGCCGTGGTATTACGTCTGTCACGGAACAGCTGTGAGAAACGAAAACGCAACCGCAATCGGTTTCCTGTCTCGATTGCCAttgcgctgccaaatcagaatctcatgtctgtggataccaggcagtccagcctggagggtctctgctgtcttcataagagcagcagagttcttttcattaAGCCTGGGTGCCTGTGACttgttagccagaggtgtaaactcacattcagatgttaattaaaggaaccaaaaggtccttttcatacagggagatCCCAGGAAGCCAGTCACAGCTTGACACCAGTCAGCCTGGCTGCAGCCTcaccaggaagaaatgaatgtattatataatgtttttgcctatttacagaatacagtaaataggatagttatgagagcggtatcattggatccgtagggtcatgatgaatctcttgataccagtcgagaggggcccggggcccctacaacccaggtatgaatcttctcaggaacctgacccgctgcactagccatgtctgatgtcatattaatctgtattttccgacaagtatgaatctgttatccccctaaaaatgacatgtatcgttcatgagttacggcagtttataagtttagccctaaaatctctcagagggaatgaactgtcattggtgggtaactcagagggggccggcattgccacacccccaaaccggcttcatcaaaagcacatggcgggccctcagtcctccaaattccaccttcacgaAAGCACTCTgccagccaggggaccatgtggttggcggccatcttgtctgagctgaaacaaaggacacatggctagcggccatcttgatcggccatcttgtctgaactgaacaaaggacattttccagtttgtttggattttaaactttgctgaaactgaacaaaggaTATTTTCcagtttgcttggattttaaactttgctgaaactgaacaaaaggaactctacaagttttcccagaacgaacatatttccacaaaccctaagtattttctactttttttatttcatactggctattaatgtttccataattgttgattttaataattgtctgtatatattaattatttatattgccgtgaataaaagacttcagcaatatcattcactgttccgctaccctgcttatcagccgcacaactgaaccagacttctgaagagacgctactattgttgatatctagacagaatagagtgtgtttaaccattttatttgcaggtcaagaaataaccagttagtgatgttcctctgtctcagaaaacagaggtggtggcagttataccctgaaatagtgtgtaaagttgtaattaccatacctcacaggctcccttctggtttgtctgcgaccaattcccaacggttcctacgcattgactgcgaccagagttcgcacgatccgtgcgctggcaccgtttggaaggcatttcgcggtctgaccactagggctcctgtgacaacgtCCCCCAAGGatactgtaatgatcggtgtaacacagagagaatctgattattggttttctgcagtatcaccaaaaatacagatatatacctgattattgatgatatgcagaatcaccgataatacagctatatcactaacctctggacacctgagtgatatgagtgtttggtgcaacagtaatactttgaggaaagaacCGGGAgagcaggtacaaaggcagtaagtaatactgcactagagaaccaggaccttccagtagcctgagaatctcccggggggaggagtcaggctgggagtaggaaggaccagagagtgagtgacaccaatgggtggatgtcactgactgatctgggagCTATCTctaaactggggagatagctctcgaggtcgggcaagccaggtcgacaACACACAGTCAGATAAAGTaccaagacaggaggctgattcggtaatcccaaagcacgcagggtttggcaacagagtatcagtttagcgaagtaccgaatcagtgatcagaagattggtcaggaaagcagaaggtcataacagataatatacaatgcctagtcttgggtgtgagctccgtgatcatcaacaccctggaactagtctgacatataataggatggtaacacaaatccctagtcttgggtgtgagttccgtgatcatcaacaccctggaactagtctgacatataacaggatggtaacacAAAtccttagtcttgggtgtgagctccgtgatcatcaacaccctggaacttgtctgacatataacaggatggtaacacaaattcctagtcttgggtgtgagttccgtgatcatcaacaccctggaactagtctgaagtataacagaatggtaaatacggattctgacaaaaggtctgagtgcttccacgtagtgatcgcaacggcagacactaagagaatgaccagcacccagtatatatagcacagcgctctccagcgcctcccctaagtgctggaccaatgggaactggtacaagcgtcagctgactggcctggtcagctgattcccttctggttgtcataaaagttctgcctctcagcgcgcgtgcgtccttctgaacctgtgtggactatcagtcccagccacaccagacatatgttgtgtaccacccgccgcgctggacgcggaaccagccgcaccgctatcagggcgtgCGGCGGTTTCTCAGCGTTCggccatactgacagatgtaggcctacgcgtgcaaaccgccgcgttggacgcggaatcagcagccttgttctgagcacatgcggcggcttttccgcgttttatcacagtaccccccccccccctgaggaatggactccggacagctcctacccggcttctcaggatgtaggccgtggaactccctctttaattcatccgcatgcatgcggcaatcaggcacccatgttctttcctcaatgccataacccttccagtgaaccaaatactgtaccgagttctgtacaatacgtgagtctaatatcttttccacttcatactcaggttggtcatccaccatcacagggggaggaggagtggaatccacatgcactgctggcttaaagcggaatataaccctgcatttcaactttgctctaaaacattatttacagcatattatatgcaaaaagcatttttttttactagaccagcattggaagggttaaacacagaggttttaaattccgtgcagacgttcagatagttacattctatttagctatatgtatgtatttagaaatgttacacactctttggctgtcctccaactccttctcagtgagagagatgagtcacaataaacacttagatacatttatgtaaacaaaaagtatctaactcaagttcggatgcagaaatctctagggactttaaagccctgtgtaacccttccaatgctggtctagtaaaaaaaaaatgctggttgcatataatatactgtaaataatgttttagagcaaagttgaaatgcagggttatattccgctttaagcagggatacatggaacgatctcacaccgcgcatgctggcaggatgataaatggcataagtaacattgttgatcttcctggttactgggaaagggcccacaaatctgggtcctagcttgggaGAAGGTTGTTTTagagccaaatgacgagtggacacccagaccaagtctcctggccggaacttccactctatgcaacgtttcttgtcagcttgtcctttctgactctgaaaagccttctctagattctttttcacaattccccaaatgtctttaaaagacttttgccaagcctccagagctggaaacggagtagaagctactggcaataGGGAGAACCTAGgtaaccttcctgttaccacctggaatggagagaatccagaagatgagcttttcaaattattgtgtgcaaattctgcaaacggcaagaacttgacccaatcagtctgtgcatccgcaacataacaccttagaaactgctccagagattgattaattatctcgttctggccattggtctgtgggtggtagcccgacgaaaacgaaagttccatgcccaactgatgacagaatgccctccaaaatttagaaacaaattggactccccgatctgacactatattttccggaatgccatgtagccggaagatatgcaggatgaagagatcggccaactcctgggccgaggggagtgctttcaggggcacgaaatgggccattttactaaatctgtcgactaccaccgaaatgaccgacatgccttcagaccgcgggagttcacccacaaaatccatggacaaatgggtccaaggttcactcggggtgggtaaaggctgcaatgttcccacaggtgcctggcgggagggtttacttcttgcacacactgcacattctctcacatactccttgaagtcagttgccaatgaaggccaccatgcacacctagcaacaaggtcctgtgttctggtggcac is a window of Hyperolius riggenbachi isolate aHypRig1 chromosome 6, aHypRig1.pri, whole genome shotgun sequence DNA encoding:
- the LOC137521947 gene encoding uncharacterized protein translates to MKATSIFLIALLALISFCHADGRWPDPERPLRRDWQPYERHQPIIRIPTFSPPLEPSSEEDRRSNYGPHGRTDERRPPAEGPASVWHRPRPRPPIGIPTYSPPLELSSEEGRNNYGHHGGTGSEEDSGRHGPHGGTGGPHSCKEKEHKVWSQCNAHCADNCLNYRLPHKTCTKQCEAGCVCKYPYVFKKGMSGPCVHRNECFKFGHPFNILSAGQEECGAHQVYQSCGTACPDNCERYGGGDRPCILPCVQGCFCQYPYIFQSGESGACILPEECPPRYTEYAPRS